GCATTTGATTGAGGCGATCGCTGCGAGTTTGCAGCAGTCGCAGTACAGTTATGAAATTATTTGTGTCGATGATGGTTCGCATGATGGTTCGGCGGAGTGGTTGAAGCAGCAAGCTTTACTTCGTCCTGATTTGCGATCAGTGTTGTTGCGGCGCAATTATGGACAAACGGCGGCGATGGCGGCGGGATTTAATTATGCTGCGGGTCGGGCGATCGTGACTTTGGATGGTGACTTGCAAAACGATCCGGCGGATATCCCGCTGCTACTTGCTAAGTTGGAGGAAGGTTATGACTTGGTGAGTGGTTGGCGTCACAAACGGCAGGATGCGGCTTTGACACGGTTGTTGCCTTCTAAGATTGCGAATTGGTTGATTGGGCGGGTGACTGGGGTGCAGTTGCATGACTATGGTTGTTCGCTCAAGGCATATAATGCGGAACTTGTCAAGGACATGCATTTATATGGCGAGTTACACCGCTTTCTTCCGGCGTTGGCTTTTATTGAGGGGGCGCGAATTACGGAATTACGAGTACGTCACCATGCGCGGCGGTTCGGTAAGAGTAAGTATGGCTTGTGGCGTACATTTCGTGTATTGATGGATTTGTTAACGATCTGGTTTATGAAAACGTTCCTGACGCGCCCGATGCACGTGTTTGGTTTGTTTGGGCTGGCTTCAATGCTATTGGGAACCGTGATCGGTTTGTACTTAACGTTTTTGAAGTTGGGTTTGGGGCAGAGTATTGGCAATCGTCCGCTGTTGATTTTAGCGGTTGTGTTATTTATCGCTGGGGTGCAACTTTTTTGTTTTGGGTTGTTGGCAGAGTTGTTGATGCGTACTTACCACGAATCGCAAGGACGACCTATCTATCGTGTGCGAGAGGTTTTGGGAAAAAATATTAAGTAAAGTAACAATGGTATGTGGGTAATGGGTAATGGGAAATTGTTGATAACTTTGCCAATGACCAATTACCAGTTACCAGTTTTACCTACTTAATAACGTTACCCATTAGCTGAACTTTGAACGTTTTTCAGACGCTTGATCCTCAACCGCGCCGTAACTTGCAAATTCTCTTTGTTGCGGGTTTATTGTTTTGGTCGAGTTTGGCTTCGTTGTTGCCAACGTTACCACTTTATATCAGCGATATTGGTGGGACACCGCAGCAGATTGGCATTGTCATGGGAAGTTTTGCGATTGGGCTGTTAACTATGCGCCCCTGGTTGGCACAATTGGCAGACTTGCGCAGTCGCAAATTGGTGTTAATTATGGCGCTAAGTGCGGTTGCTTTAGCCCCGTTGGGTTACTTGATGGTGAAATCCTTATGGTTATTGACGATTATTCGGGCGTTTCACGGAATTAGTATTGCAGCTTATTCGAGTGGTTATACAACTTTAGTCGCGGATATCGCCCCAGCCAAAAGTCGCGGCGAAATTATCGGTTACATGAGTTTGGTAAATCCGATAGGTATGGCGTTGGGACCTGCTTTAGGTGGTTATTTACAAGCGAGTATCGGTTACACGGCTTTATTTTTGTTATCGGCTGGCTTGGGAATATTGGGGATATTATTTGCATCTCAAGTTTCTAACCCAGTCGCTGATTTACACAAACTTCAAGCAACAGATAACCGCTTTTGGCAACTCTTGTGTAGTCCGCGAATTCGGACTTTGGCGCTGGTGTTGCTGTTAGTTGGGCTAGCATTTGGCACTTTGAGTACGTTTGTGCCTTTGTACATTAAATCTGTAGGTGCCGATTTTAATGTCGGTTTATTTTACACCGCAGCGGCGATCGCCAGTTTTATCATCCGCATTCCGACAGGCAGGGCAAGTGATCGCTACGGACGTGGTTTGTTTGTTACGATTAGCTTAATTTTTTACACCGTATCAATGTCGCTGTTGTGGCTAGCCAACGGCGCTACTGTGTTTTTAATCGCTGGCTTTGTGGAAGGATTGGGGGCTGGTATCTTAATTCCGATGGTGGCTACCGTAGTCGCTGATCGCACGTTACCACAAGAACGCGGACGAATGTTTGGTTTGTGTATGGTGGGGTTTGATGTCGGAATTGCGATCGCAGGGCCTGTTTTGGGGGCGATCGCGCAGCAAGTTGGTTATCGTCATCTTTTTGGCTTGGCGGCTAGCTTGACGGCGCTGGCGATCGTCGTTTTCCTCACGCAATCAAGTAAAGACATCCCACATTCCCTACGCTTTGCACTCGGTAAAGGTAGAGATGTTTATGCATTAAGGTAAATAAAACGGGCGAGGAGGGATTCGAACCCCCGACACCGTGGTCCGTAGCCACGTGCTCTAGTCCACTGAGCTACACGCCCTAACTCTTGCGAGTATCTATACTATCACGAAAAAGTGAAATGACACAAATTTCGCAAAATTCCTCTAACTTGACGCATTTGGATAACCAGGGACAAGCCCAAATGGTTGATGTTTCGCACAAAACGGCGACTGTGCGCGAAGCTGTTGCGGCGGCGAGTGTGCGAATGTTGAGCGAAACTTTTGCCACAATTCAAGCAGGAAATGCCCCTAAAGGTGATGTTTTGGGGACTGCAAGACTTGCGGGAATTATGGCGGCTAAACAGACATCAAATTTAATTCCGTTATGTCACCCTTTACCGTTACACAAAGTCAAAGTACAGATTGAGCCAGATTCACACTTACCTGGTTATCAAATTACTGCGTTAGTTAAAACTAAAGCGGAAACGGGTGTAGAAATGGAAGCGTTAACAGCGGTGTCTGTTGCAGCATTAACTTTGTACGACATGGCAAAAGCTTTAGAAAAGTCGATTTCGATTGAAGCAATTCGCTTAGTGAGTAAATCCGGTGGTAAGTCTGGAGATTATCATCAAGCTGAGTAGCGTGAATACAAATATATTTGTACAAAAATCCGTTTTTTAGCTTGAGTAAGGCAAAATGACGTTGTTCGATAAAGTCCAACCGTTTTTAGTACTGCTATCGATTTTAATCGGGCTAGTACTAGCTCAGGCAGTATGGTTTAGTGATGTAGCCTCAACAATCATTGTACCGCTGCTGGGAATCATGTTGTACGCAACGTTTTTGCCACTGCCTTTGCAACGATTCGGACGAGTGTTGCGCAACTTTAAGGTGACACTTGCAAGCTTACTCGTTAACTTTCTCTGGACACCTCTTTTTGCTTGGGGGTTGGGTGCTGTGTTTCTGCAAGGTAGCCCTGATTTACGAGTTGGGTTACTGATGCTAATGGTTACTCCTTGTACAGATTGGTATATTGTTTTTACGGGAGTTGCAGGCGGAGATGTCGCTTTGGCAACTGCTTTATTACCATTAAACTTGATATTGCAAATCCTGCTACTTCCAGCTTATCTATTCGTTTTTGCAGAAACGTTGGTTGAGTTAAACCCTATCGACCTTTTAGAAAGTATGGTTTGGGTATTACTTATTCCTTTATTTTTAGCCATTATTTCGCGACAATTTGTTTTCTGGTGGAAAGGCAATATTTGGTTTGAGCAAACAATTGCAAAAATTACAGTAGTGCAAGTTATTAGCCTTAATCTAGCGATTGTTGCTATTTTTGCATCTGAGGGAGGTACACTTTTACAGCGCCCAGAATTACTATTTTTGCTTTTTGTGCCTGTTTCTTTGTTTTTTGTGACAAATTTTCTGCTGGCGCAATGGGTTGGACGTTGCTTGCGTTTTTCCTATGAAGAGTTAGCTTGTTTTAGCTGCACTACTTTAGCTCGTAACTCTCCGTTGTCTTTGGCGATCGCTGTTTCTACATTTCCCCATCGACCTTTAATTGCTCTAACATTAGTCATTGGTCCATTAATTGAGTTACCCATCATGGTTTTCATTTCTCAATTACTGTTGCGAATTCGACGACGAGGACAATGGAAATGATACCTTATTGCACTGCTGTATATCCACCGTCAATAACAAGGTTGTGTCCAGTAATAAATGAGGCTGCATCAGAACATAACCAAACTGCTGCTTGTGCAATATCGTTAGGTTCGCCAATTCGTTGTAGTGGAATGCCAGATGCTACTTGTTCAAGCATGCTTGGCGGTGCTTCTGCCCATAAATCTGTTTTTACAGCACCAGGACTTATCGTATTAATACGAATCTTTTGTTCAGCATATTCTGCTGCGGCTGCACGCGAGAGCGATATTACACCACCTTTAGCGGCTCCGTATGCAGAGTAGTTAGCAACACCAACTAGCGCCCCTTGTGAGGAAACATTAACAATCGCTCCAGTTCCTAATTTCATCATTGCAGGAATCTGGTATTTCATACATAGCCAAATTGACTTAAGATTGACAGCTATTTCTGCTTCCCAGTCTTCTTCAGACATTTCAATTAAAGGAATCGCTTTACCGGAACCTGCATTGTTGAAGGCAAAATCAAGGCGAGTGTATGTCTCGATCGTGGTATTAACTAGGGCTTCTACTTTTTGTGCTTGCGTTACATCTGTTTTGACAAAAAGTCCTTCACCACCCGCTTGTTGAATTTGTAGAATTGTATCTTCGCCTTCTAAAGTGCGCCGCGCTGCAACAACTACTTTTGCACCTGCTTTAGCAAAGGCGATCGCTGTTGCTTTACCAATACCAGAACTACCACCTGTCACAATCGCAACTTTTCCATTCATGGAAGACATCGGGTTTCCTCACTGAAATTCATACGATTGTTCTTAATTTACGCAATCGGATATTGAGGTTCATGAGCGATACTTGCGCCGTTTTATCAAAATCTTGCGGTTTACTCTTGCGAATATGGTTCGCCAGGGAAAAAGGAATCGCTCAATATTTCCTCTAAGGTATAAGTACACTCAACCGGAAAAGTTTTGTTAGGTAGATTGGTTTCTCCTACAGCTAGCTCGATGCCTTTTTGATATGCTTTGTGTAATGCTTCTTCAAGGTACGATTTCAGGCTAGGATTTTCCTGTAATATGTCGTTAAGATCCATCCGCTGCACTCGGATTGTACTTAACCAACTACGAATGCGCTTTTGAGGCTGATATTCCCATTTAAGTAAATGTCCGATTAAAATACTCAATCGGTTTCGTAATTCCTGACGTTGTTGTTTTCCCAAACACTCAATTTCCTCAATTAAATTTGGCAAATCAAGTTCGTGCCATTGGCGATCGCGCAGTAACTTCGCTTGTTGTTGAGTCCAGGCATAAAAATCGATATCGTAGAGATTGTTGATCATTGGAGTGGTAATTGGTAATTGGTTATAAACAGTCGCGATATTGTTTTGGTGTAACTCCAGTGAGTTTGCGAAATTGTGCAGTGAAGTGACTTTGGTTATAGAAACCAACACGATAGGCTACTTCTGCAATCGCCAGCCGCGTTACAGATAGCAGAACTTTAGCGCGTTCGATACGTCTTTGTGTTAAATAACGATGGGGTGATTCTCCGGTTGCAGTTTTAAAAGCACGGGCAAAATGAAATTGACTAATATGAACAACAGCCGCCATATCAGCAATTGTGATATTTTCTGCCAATTTTTCTTCAATAAAATCTTTAACTTGCTTGAGTTTGATTGTATCTAGTAGTTTATTTCCTGATTGAGGTTTTACCCACACGCGATTGTAGTTGCGTAGTAGATGGATCATCAACAAATTTCTGAGTGACTCAGTGTAAATTTTTCCAGCTAATCCTTCATTGAAAATTTCTGCTTTGAGTAATTGCGCTATATAAAGAATAGTATTGTCAGGAAAAATGACGCGGTGTTCAATCTCAACAGGAGTGGATACACCATTTTCTACGGCAACTTGATTAAGTAATTGTTGATCAAGTGTGATGTTGATGTATTCACTAATTTGTTCTCGATAGTGCCAAACAAAATCATGTTCACAATAGAGAAACACACTGCCTGGTGGTAAAGCTGTAGTTTGAGTTGAAGCACCATCAACTGACCAAGTGACGCGATTGTGTGGTACAAACGCAACACTAATTGTGTTCTTAGGCATGGCAAAATCAAATTCACCAATCGCATTCATGCAACTATATTCAACGGTGATACCTTCCCATTGTTGAGTCAGCGTTGATAAAGGTGGCAAGTTATGTATACTTGGTAGCGATCGTACATTATTTTTCATAACCAACTACCATAAATCAATAATTTATTAAAATATAGCTTTATTCAAGAAAAGTAGAAGATCGTCATATTCTAGAAAATAACTCCTTGTACCTTAAAGTTCAACTTTATTGCTGATAAAACCCCTTTTCTTTGTGTCCTAAGAAAGCGGGAAGGCTACGCCTATGTGGTTCGTCAAAAAAGATGCTACAAAAAATTATTATCCTCTCACTTTTATCAAAGCTTTAATACTGTTAGCGATCGCGTCCCTTATCTGTAGCTAAAATAATCATAAGACGTGCATCAAGTCCGGCTAGGTAAATGAATAATATCTTCAGTAATAAATCCTATTTTGCTAAGCAAATATTCCTACTAAGCCTTGCAGTAGCTAATATCTCTATTGTTGGTATTGTACCTAGTCGAATAACACAAGCTGCCCAAGAGGTTCCTGTTGTGAGTTCCGCAGCTTTGGGGCAAAATATGGATGTTCCCTGGTCGCGTCCTGTCAGAATTAACGATCCATTTGAAGGAAGTTATTTAGGAGTTTTTGATCGCAACTACTTTTATCGCAGGTTTTTGAATAACAACGTCAGGTTTGAAATATTAAGTCTTTGGAGTCCGAATTCAGTTCGTTTTCTGTTAGCTTCGAGAGAACGTAATTGTGCGTACTCAAGGAGATTCTCATATAACCGCTTGTTAGCACCCCGCATTCTTGCTTATCGAGGTCATAAATACTTATACACAGGATTTCCTTACGCTAGCTTTCCAGTTTCAAGATGTGAGATCGCAAGTAATACTCAAAATGCTGTGAGACTGTTAATCCGAACTGACGAACAAGTTTATCAACTTGATGGTAGAAACAGTGCATTTGCGATTACTCCTGATGTTGCCAATGCTTTAAGAACAACTCCGGTTGAAAATGTCCAGATTAGGTTAGTCACAGAAAGCGGCGAAACTATTGATAGTGAAATTGGGAGGGGAACTGTTGAAGCTTGGAGAAATATCTATTAGTCATACTGTTTTTACATGATTTTCACAGATAAGGTGAGACTTTGTGGCATAATCCTGCTTCAACTAGCTACAAATCGTGAGAAAATCCTAAAATAAGTTAGTATCTCACTCATACACTTACAGATTAACGATATATGCCTCCTCGTTGGCCGCGTAAACCTGATCGCCGCGATCCAGCGTATCGTCGCTTGGACGATCGCATGAATTTTGCAATGCACGTCGCGATTTTTGCTGTAACAAATTCTGGATTGTGGTTCTTCTACAACCTTAAGTCTATTACTTGGACTTGGCTACCTTGGTTAACAGCAAGTTGGTTAGTAGTATTACTGGTGCATTTAATTTATATTTCGGCGATCGCAGATTATTCTGAGTCAAAAACACAAAAGTCTACTTAAAGATAGATGAAAATTTCTGATTAATTAGAAACTGTGGCAGTGAAGTATTACAAATTAAATCAAAAATTATGGCTAACCAAAGTACGACAGAAATCCTCGAAGCGCTAGCATCAGAAATTGGCGAAAATGTCTATATTGATGTTGCTAAATGGCATCTCTACCTTTCTGATGCCAAGTTGCACAAAGTATTAGCAGAAAAGTTTTATCCGCTACTTTCGGCTAATTCTGTTAATGAAGACGAAGTTTTAGACATATTAAAAAATATGTCAATTAAGATTGGTGGAGGGAGAAGAGAAATTCCTTTAATCGATTTATTACCGATGCAATGTCAAGTTAACTTAATTGATATTGTGGAGAAGTATCAAAGTCGATTTTAATATTATCTCACAAAGCGTTGGCGCAGGCGTGAGATTACCAAATCAACTTCAGGTAACTTCATTTGCAAAGCGATCGCCGCAAACACTCCAAGTCCGACTAAACCAGATACAGTAAGTTGCAACAGTTGAACAATTAAACCTTCACTACCGAGTAGGCGTTGAGTAGCCCATAGTGTTGCCCAACTCGCAGTTCCAGCAACAAAACTGCTAGCGGTTAAACCTAATATAGGTATACTCCAATCGCGTAGCGGTAAACCATTAAGCCGACGGTTGAGGATGAAAAGGAACATAATCGTTGAAGCAAAATTTACTCCTACTGTTGCTAATGTAATACCTGGAGCGCCAAAAGGTTTGACTAGGATGTAGTCAAGTCCTGCATTAAGCATAATATTGAGTAAACTAACGCGAAATGGAGTTGTGCCATCACCTAACGCATAAAATACTCTAACAAGGACATCACGCGCTAAGTAGACAAACATACCAATACCATATGCTATGAGTACCGATGCAACTAACTGCGAACCTTCTTGTTCAAAAGCGCCGCGTTCGTAAACTACGCGAACAATGGGAACTGCTAAAGCAACAAATAACGCACCTAA
This window of the Chroogloeocystis siderophila 5.2 s.c.1 genome carries:
- a CDS encoding glycosyltransferase family 2 protein, which gives rise to MKSIVVAGNVEQNGFSVDYPDVSVVVPVYNEVESLPHLIEAIAASLQQSQYSYEIICVDDGSHDGSAEWLKQQALLRPDLRSVLLRRNYGQTAAMAAGFNYAAGRAIVTLDGDLQNDPADIPLLLAKLEEGYDLVSGWRHKRQDAALTRLLPSKIANWLIGRVTGVQLHDYGCSLKAYNAELVKDMHLYGELHRFLPALAFIEGARITELRVRHHARRFGKSKYGLWRTFRVLMDLLTIWFMKTFLTRPMHVFGLFGLASMLLGTVIGLYLTFLKLGLGQSIGNRPLLILAVVLFIAGVQLFCFGLLAELLMRTYHESQGRPIYRVREVLGKNIK
- a CDS encoding MFS transporter, translated to MNVFQTLDPQPRRNLQILFVAGLLFWSSLASLLPTLPLYISDIGGTPQQIGIVMGSFAIGLLTMRPWLAQLADLRSRKLVLIMALSAVALAPLGYLMVKSLWLLTIIRAFHGISIAAYSSGYTTLVADIAPAKSRGEIIGYMSLVNPIGMALGPALGGYLQASIGYTALFLLSAGLGILGILFASQVSNPVADLHKLQATDNRFWQLLCSPRIRTLALVLLLVGLAFGTLSTFVPLYIKSVGADFNVGLFYTAAAIASFIIRIPTGRASDRYGRGLFVTISLIFYTVSMSLLWLANGATVFLIAGFVEGLGAGILIPMVATVVADRTLPQERGRMFGLCMVGFDVGIAIAGPVLGAIAQQVGYRHLFGLAASLTALAIVVFLTQSSKDIPHSLRFALGKGRDVYALR
- the moaC gene encoding cyclic pyranopterin monophosphate synthase MoaC encodes the protein MTQISQNSSNLTHLDNQGQAQMVDVSHKTATVREAVAAASVRMLSETFATIQAGNAPKGDVLGTARLAGIMAAKQTSNLIPLCHPLPLHKVKVQIEPDSHLPGYQITALVKTKAETGVEMEALTAVSVAALTLYDMAKALEKSISIEAIRLVSKSGGKSGDYHQAE
- a CDS encoding arsenic resistance protein, with protein sequence MTLFDKVQPFLVLLSILIGLVLAQAVWFSDVASTIIVPLLGIMLYATFLPLPLQRFGRVLRNFKVTLASLLVNFLWTPLFAWGLGAVFLQGSPDLRVGLLMLMVTPCTDWYIVFTGVAGGDVALATALLPLNLILQILLLPAYLFVFAETLVELNPIDLLESMVWVLLIPLFLAIISRQFVFWWKGNIWFEQTIAKITVVQVISLNLAIVAIFASEGGTLLQRPELLFLLFVPVSLFFVTNFLLAQWVGRCLRFSYEELACFSCTTLARNSPLSLAIAVSTFPHRPLIALTLVIGPLIELPIMVFISQLLLRIRRRGQWK
- a CDS encoding glucose 1-dehydrogenase translates to MSSMNGKVAIVTGGSSGIGKATAIAFAKAGAKVVVAARRTLEGEDTILQIQQAGGEGLFVKTDVTQAQKVEALVNTTIETYTRLDFAFNNAGSGKAIPLIEMSEEDWEAEIAVNLKSIWLCMKYQIPAMMKLGTGAIVNVSSQGALVGVANYSAYGAAKGGVISLSRAAAAEYAEQKIRINTISPGAVKTDLWAEAPPSMLEQVASGIPLQRIGEPNDIAQAAVWLCSDAASFITGHNLVIDGGYTAVQ
- a CDS encoding DUF29 domain-containing protein, translated to MINNLYDIDFYAWTQQQAKLLRDRQWHELDLPNLIEEIECLGKQQRQELRNRLSILIGHLLKWEYQPQKRIRSWLSTIRVQRMDLNDILQENPSLKSYLEEALHKAYQKGIELAVGETNLPNKTFPVECTYTLEEILSDSFFPGEPYSQE
- a CDS encoding AraC family transcriptional regulator; amino-acid sequence: MKNNVRSLPSIHNLPPLSTLTQQWEGITVEYSCMNAIGEFDFAMPKNTISVAFVPHNRVTWSVDGASTQTTALPPGSVFLYCEHDFVWHYREQISEYINITLDQQLLNQVAVENGVSTPVEIEHRVIFPDNTILYIAQLLKAEIFNEGLAGKIYTESLRNLLMIHLLRNYNRVWVKPQSGNKLLDTIKLKQVKDFIEEKLAENITIADMAAVVHISQFHFARAFKTATGESPHRYLTQRRIERAKVLLSVTRLAIAEVAYRVGFYNQSHFTAQFRKLTGVTPKQYRDCL
- a CDS encoding 2TM domain-containing protein encodes the protein MPPRWPRKPDRRDPAYRRLDDRMNFAMHVAIFAVTNSGLWFFYNLKSITWTWLPWLTASWLVVLLVHLIYISAIADYSESKTQKST
- a CDS encoding DUF3181 family protein — translated: MANQSTTEILEALASEIGENVYIDVAKWHLYLSDAKLHKVLAEKFYPLLSANSVNEDEVLDILKNMSIKIGGGRREIPLIDLLPMQCQVNLIDIVEKYQSRF